The proteins below come from a single Aegilops tauschii subsp. strangulata cultivar AL8/78 chromosome 6, Aet v6.0, whole genome shotgun sequence genomic window:
- the LOC141025744 gene encoding putative F-box protein At3g16210, with product MSREEGEMSSSLLRSHPRAPLVVDDLLSEILLRLPPHPSSLPRASAVCRHWRLLVSDPGFSRRFRLHHHRNPPIIGFYDSNLRDLSFVPTLKAPNRVSPGRLSLRRHLDDQYFTPLGCRHGLVLIRIGNSEPLKRHVLVWNPVTGEQHRQGTPPGFDTGKPFNGAVLRAAADVDHFQVALVGNGDQKRAVASVYSSDTGVWSNLVSTSTSLLLMSSTDPLPDWCFNGLSFDPAVLVRNSLYWLLGAASVGILEYDLERRSLDLIGLPVRMPTGCAIGSNNRFSVVQAEDGGLGFLSLSGFNAHLWQRKTEYNGAASWVIKKLLNSTNY from the coding sequence ATGAGCCGTGAGGAGGGCGAGATGAGCAGTAGCTTGCTTCGCTCACACCCCAGGGCGCCCCTGGTAGTTGATGACTTGCTCTCCGAGATTCTCCTTCGCCTGCCTCCGCACCCGTCATCCCTTCCCCGTGCCTCCGCCGTGTGTAGGCACTGGCGCCTCCTCGTCTCCGACCCGGGCTTCTCCCGCCGCTTCCGTCTTCACCATCATCGCAACCCTCCGATCATCGGTTTCTATGACAGTAATCTTCGAGACCTCTCATTCGTACCTACTCTGAAGGCCCCCAACCGTGTCTCGCCCGGGCGATTGTCCTTGCGGCGCCATCTCGACGACCAATACTTCACCCCCCTGGGATGCCGCCATGGCCTCGTGCTGATTCGTATCGGGAACTCCGAACCACTAAAGCGCCATGTTCTAGTGTGGAACCCTGTTACTGGTGAGCAGCATCGCCAAGGCACTCCCCCGGGGTTCGACACAGGAAAACCCTTCAATGGGGCGGTGCTTCGGGCTGCAGCAGATGTTGACCACTTCCAGGTGGCCTTGGTAGGCAACGGCGACCAAAAACGAGCGGTCGCTAGTGTTTACTCGTCAGATACCGGCGTATGGAGCAATCTCGTCTCTACATCAACATCGTTGCTACTGATGTCTTCTACAGACCCTTTACCCGACTGGTGTTTTAACGGTTTATCCTTTGACCCCGCTGTGCTGGTTAGGAATTCCCTATACTGGCTGCTTGGAGCTGCCTCGGTTGGAATTCTCGAGTATGATTTGGAGAGACGGAGCCTTGATTTGATAGGATTGCCAGTGCGTATGCCTACTGGGTGTGCGATTGGGAGCAATAACCGATTCTcggttgtgcaagcggaagatggTGGGCTGGGTTTCCTCTCTCTGTCAGGCTTCAACGCCCACTTATGGCAGAGGAAGACCGAATATAATGGTGCTGCTTCATGGGTGATTAAAAAACTATTAAACTCGACAAACTACTGA